From the Desulfovibrio sp. JY genome, one window contains:
- a CDS encoding tyrosine-type recombinase/integrase, protein MKVEPIIDVKSIKSIKKILSDNLRDKLLFIMGINSGLRVQDLLALKVGDVREAKVGDRVILREKKTGKENVFIMNKEIKLALDDYLTEFGSGDDHFLFKSRKGRNYPLTTFAVTKYVKRWAEAVNLKGNYGAHTLRKTWCYHQRKTFGVSWEVLAKRLNHSSPSITRRYLGIQEEEVEEILLHVI, encoded by the coding sequence ATGAAGGTCGAACCCATTATTGACGTGAAGAGCATCAAGAGCATCAAGAAGATACTTTCTGACAATCTTCGCGATAAACTGCTCTTCATCATGGGCATCAATTCTGGACTTCGTGTCCAAGACTTGCTTGCCCTCAAGGTCGGCGATGTTCGGGAAGCCAAGGTCGGTGACCGGGTGATCTTGCGTGAAAAGAAAACCGGCAAGGAGAACGTGTTCATTATGAACAAGGAGATCAAGCTGGCGCTTGACGACTACCTCACCGAGTTCGGATCGGGGGACGACCATTTTCTGTTCAAGAGTCGTAAAGGACGCAACTATCCTCTTACGACCTTTGCCGTCACCAAGTACGTCAAACGTTGGGCCGAAGCTGTGAACCTTAAGGGGAACTACGGTGCCCACACGTTACGAAAAACTTGGTGCTATCACCAGCGCAAGACCTTCGGCGTCTCCTGGGAGGTCCTGGCCAAGCGGCTGAACCATTCCAGCCCGTCGATCACGCGCCGGTATCTCGGCATCCAGGAAGAGGAAGTGGAGGAGATACTGCTCCACGTCATCTGA
- a CDS encoding helix-turn-helix domain-containing protein encodes MSESIGPFFNCKEAAEFCGYSHSYFEKMVNRFKIKRYGPSKNRFARADLEAFMASPERYATGAAQKTRRPITLEV; translated from the coding sequence ATGAGCGAGAGCATCGGTCCGTTTTTCAACTGCAAGGAGGCCGCTGAGTTTTGCGGCTACTCCCACTCCTACTTCGAGAAAATGGTCAACCGCTTCAAAATCAAGCGGTACGGCCCCAGCAAAAACCGGTTCGCCCGCGCCGACCTTGAGGCGTTCATGGCGAGCCCTGAACGGTACGCCACCGGGGCCGCGCAGAAGACCCGCCGCCCCATCACCCTGGAGGTATAA
- a CDS encoding site-specific integrase: MSVHKRANNDTYYVSYRDAEGRQRTKTFGKGREGKRDAQRFDEEIKARKLIEAPLPIFAPGQKAYIDQLTQLYINAKKAEGKSLRWIRELAVLVKTHFIPVFAQRPVDEIRFEEIVEIIGKAYADRSQTTRSRYLSYLKMVFQYGVDYELTTKNPLKRWKKPKERPRDTKLTYPDLMKLKEAARPHLAWAIEVAWNLGVRTGESELLALTWNDIDWDDSSIKVYATKTKTNRVIPIAPEFLERLKAMRQKAQTGYVVEYQGKPLRKFRRSLKTAAEKAGLTYPVVMYDIRHLFATTLLREGGDVAAVSKLMGHASVKMTVDQYYHLLGGEKRRTIAKLPSLSKPEDAPCPEAASSAPQPPTFAPA; the protein is encoded by the coding sequence ATGTCTGTCCACAAGCGCGCCAACAACGACACCTACTACGTGTCCTACCGGGATGCCGAGGGCCGGCAGCGCACCAAGACCTTCGGCAAAGGCCGTGAGGGCAAGCGTGACGCCCAGCGGTTCGACGAGGAGATCAAGGCCCGCAAGCTCATCGAGGCCCCACTGCCCATCTTCGCCCCGGGCCAAAAGGCCTACATCGACCAGCTGACGCAGCTCTACATCAACGCCAAAAAGGCCGAGGGCAAGTCGCTGCGGTGGATCAGGGAGCTGGCCGTGCTGGTGAAGACCCATTTCATCCCGGTGTTCGCCCAGCGCCCTGTCGACGAAATCCGTTTCGAGGAGATCGTCGAGATCATCGGCAAGGCCTACGCCGACCGCAGCCAGACGACCCGGTCGCGCTACCTGTCCTATCTGAAGATGGTCTTCCAGTACGGCGTCGACTACGAGCTGACCACCAAGAACCCGCTGAAACGCTGGAAGAAGCCGAAGGAGCGGCCCCGGGACACGAAGCTCACCTACCCAGACCTCATGAAGCTCAAGGAAGCGGCACGGCCCCATCTCGCCTGGGCCATCGAGGTCGCCTGGAACCTTGGCGTGCGCACCGGCGAGTCCGAATTGCTGGCCCTGACCTGGAACGACATCGACTGGGACGACAGCAGCATCAAGGTCTACGCCACCAAGACGAAGACCAACCGCGTCATCCCGATTGCGCCGGAATTTCTGGAGCGCCTCAAGGCCATGCGGCAGAAGGCCCAGACCGGCTACGTCGTCGAGTACCAGGGCAAGCCGCTGCGCAAATTTCGCCGGTCCCTGAAGACGGCGGCGGAAAAGGCCGGCCTGACCTACCCCGTGGTCATGTACGACATCCGGCACCTGTTCGCCACGACGCTCCTGCGCGAAGGCGGCGACGTTGCGGCCGTGAGCAAGCTCATGGGCCACGCCAGCGTCAAGATGACAGTCGACCAGTACTACCACCTGCTCGGCGGCGAAAAACGGCGCACCATCGCCAAGCTGCCGAGCCTGAGCAAGCCCGAGGACGCCCCTTGCCCTGAAGCGGCTTCCTCTGCACCTCAACCCCCGACCTTTGCCCCGGCATAG
- a CDS encoding SIR2 family protein: MQFVKDGPDIPEVLLQAQEEGKVVFFCGAGISYPAGLPDFKGLVDSIYNELGTNPYDDDREKEAYENNRFDTTLDLLEHRIPGQRLVVRKAIFSVLKPNFRRKIATETHRALLQLSNDRKGATRLVTTNFDRIFERVRKKYKLSISAYPAPFLPIPKNSRWNGVVYLHGLLPEANDEYALNRLVVTSGDFGLAYLTERWAARFVSELFRHYIVCFVGYSINDPVLRYMMDALAADRMMGESMSRSYALGDFASGAEKEKEIEWKAKGVVPILYKVPTGTNDHSALHRTLKAWAGTYRDGVLGNERIVSEYALTRPMASTPQDDFVGRMLWALSDSSGLPAKHFATFNPVPSLDWLKPLIEDRYCHFDLPRFGVMPQSSEDSALCFSFAQRPAPYSLAPFMMLLKCSKMGSQWDAVMHHIAHWLIRHLDNPKLVLWLASNGGKLHEDFIYLVVNRLNDISSLEHNDKIDELQNIRINAPDAIPRPIMRSIWNLLLAGRIKSPWNRTDLYLWKKRFNCDGLTPTLRLELRKLLSPCISLKKPFVWSEDIEDNNSANDFKRQLTWELVLASDHVYLTLCEKVECGKWKDSLPLLLNEFEQLLRDALDILHELGDADSMFDRSYLDLPSVSPHSQNGRHRDWVALVELLRDAWLVLREQNLSQAIHVASEWWLQPYPVFKRLALFAASQGDISSHIGWVDWLLADEGWWLWSVETKREVLRLLVLQGIRLTDVVRERLELGILAGPPRMMYRDEITPEDWQWNVDHSIWLRLAKLSSSGVMLGKEAALQIARLKINNPKWELAINESDEFPFWISGTGDPDYEERRVVERVPRQRNELVDWLRRPPFQGPLHEDDWREYCQKKCPTAIYGLCVLAHEQRWPSDRWREALQAWDDGKLICFSWKHVALLLKQMPDAVLLKIAHAASCWLENVSNVLDSYEDIFLEICLRFLDMPSLYDSDTEDVVSDSINHPVGHITKALLNLWLQRKPQDQQGLPADLVSIFTKLCDVDVYIYRHARLLLAARVITFFRVDSQWTIKNILPLFDWNVSQREAQSAWKGYLWSPRLYWPLFAEIKYNFIETAQHYTDLGDYGRQYAAIITYAALGQTDTFSLKELHGAICSLPQEGLVESARALLYSLNGAGNQREMHFVNRIQLFWQMLWPKSHEKISPVLAEVLVQLVIASGDMFPRALGTLRDWLVPIEYPHYVVSLLQESSHCDKFPQDSLELLTAIIANQPWPSQELSNCLAAVAKAWPEARQDTRFQRLAEYIRRYGSE, encoded by the coding sequence ATGCAGTTTGTCAAGGATGGACCAGATATTCCTGAGGTACTGCTTCAAGCACAAGAAGAGGGAAAAGTGGTATTCTTCTGCGGAGCAGGGATATCGTATCCTGCAGGCTTGCCAGACTTTAAAGGTCTGGTAGATAGTATATATAATGAATTAGGGACTAATCCGTATGACGATGATAGGGAAAAAGAAGCTTATGAAAACAATAGATTTGATACTACATTAGATTTACTGGAGCATCGTATCCCAGGACAACGTCTTGTAGTTCGCAAAGCAATATTTTCCGTGCTGAAACCAAATTTTCGACGTAAAATCGCTACTGAAACACACCGTGCCCTGCTGCAGTTGTCGAATGATCGCAAAGGCGCAACGAGATTGGTTACAACGAATTTTGATAGAATATTTGAGCGAGTTAGAAAAAAATATAAACTCAGTATTTCTGCTTATCCAGCACCATTCTTGCCAATTCCTAAAAATAGTCGTTGGAATGGTGTGGTGTACTTGCATGGACTGCTACCCGAAGCAAATGACGAGTATGCACTTAATAGACTTGTTGTTACAAGCGGAGACTTCGGTCTAGCATATCTAACAGAGCGCTGGGCAGCCCGTTTTGTCAGTGAGTTATTTCGTCATTATATTGTGTGTTTTGTTGGATATAGTATTAACGATCCGGTGTTGCGCTATATGATGGATGCGCTTGCGGCAGATCGGATGATGGGCGAAAGCATGTCCCGGTCTTACGCACTAGGCGATTTTGCTTCTGGGGCAGAAAAAGAAAAAGAAATAGAATGGAAAGCCAAAGGGGTGGTGCCAATACTATATAAAGTACCTACGGGCACTAATGACCATTCGGCTCTGCATCGAACTCTCAAGGCTTGGGCTGGTACCTATCGTGATGGTGTGCTCGGCAACGAGCGAATTGTCTCTGAATATGCACTGACCAGGCCTATGGCCAGTACACCTCAGGATGATTTTGTTGGTCGAATGCTCTGGGCACTCTCTGACAGTTCGGGCTTGCCCGCCAAACATTTCGCTACGTTTAATCCTGTGCCGTCGTTGGACTGGTTAAAACCATTGATAGAGGATCGATATTGCCACTTTGATCTGCCTCGTTTTGGTGTAATGCCTCAGTCTTCAGAAGATAGTGCACTGTGTTTTAGCTTTGCACAACGCCCAGCTCCATATAGTCTTGCGCCTTTTATGATGCTATTAAAATGTAGTAAAATGGGAAGCCAGTGGGATGCAGTTATGCATCATATTGCGCATTGGTTAATTCGTCATCTTGATAATCCAAAGCTAGTTCTGTGGTTAGCGAGCAACGGTGGTAAATTGCATGAGGATTTTATTTATTTAGTGGTCAATAGGTTGAATGATATTTCATCTCTAGAGCATAATGACAAGATTGACGAGTTGCAAAATATTAGAATTAACGCACCGGATGCGATTCCACGGCCAATAATGCGGTCAATTTGGAATTTGTTACTTGCCGGACGTATAAAGTCCCCATGGAATCGTACTGACTTGTATCTGTGGAAAAAGCGATTCAATTGCGATGGGTTAACACCAACGCTTCGATTAGAGTTACGTAAACTACTTTCTCCATGTATATCCCTGAAGAAACCCTTTGTGTGGAGCGAAGATATAGAAGATAATAATAGCGCTAACGACTTTAAGCGCCAGCTGACTTGGGAGTTGGTTTTGGCCAGTGATCATGTCTACTTAACTTTATGTGAAAAGGTTGAATGTGGTAAATGGAAAGATAGTTTGCCGTTGCTACTGAATGAATTTGAGCAACTATTACGCGATGCATTAGATATACTTCATGAGTTGGGTGACGCAGATTCTATGTTTGATAGATCGTATTTAGATCTTCCATCTGTGAGCCCGCATAGTCAGAATGGTAGGCATCGCGATTGGGTTGCGCTTGTCGAGTTGTTGCGCGATGCTTGGCTTGTATTGCGTGAGCAAAATTTATCCCAAGCGATACACGTCGCTAGTGAGTGGTGGCTTCAGCCGTATCCAGTTTTCAAAAGGCTGGCGTTGTTCGCGGCGTCGCAAGGAGACATATCGTCACATATTGGATGGGTTGATTGGTTGCTGGCTGACGAGGGGTGGTGGCTTTGGTCGGTAGAGACAAAACGCGAAGTTTTGCGTTTGCTTGTGTTGCAAGGAATACGACTTACGGATGTTGTCCGAGAGCGATTGGAGCTAGGGATACTTGCTGGGCCGCCACGAATGATGTATAGAGATGAGATAACACCAGAAGATTGGCAATGGAATGTGGACCATTCGATATGGTTGCGTTTAGCAAAACTGTCGTCTAGTGGTGTTATGTTAGGTAAAGAAGCAGCATTACAAATAGCAAGACTTAAAATTAACAATCCCAAATGGGAGCTCGCAATCAACGAGAGTGATGAATTTCCATTCTGGATAAGCGGTACTGGTGATCCAGACTATGAAGAGCGAAGAGTAGTCGAACGAGTACCACGTCAACGGAACGAGCTAGTGGACTGGCTGCGACGTCCCCCCTTCCAAGGTCCCTTACACGAAGACGACTGGAGGGAGTATTGCCAAAAGAAATGTCCTACGGCTATTTATGGTCTTTGTGTTCTCGCACATGAGCAGCGATGGCCCAGCGATCGATGGCGTGAGGCGCTGCAAGCATGGGACGATGGAAAATTAATATGTTTCTCTTGGAAGCATGTTGCGCTATTGTTGAAGCAAATGCCTGATGCAGTCTTGCTAAAAATTGCGCATGCTGCGTCTTGTTGGCTAGAAAATGTATCAAATGTTCTCGACTCTTATGAAGATATTTTTCTCGAAATATGCCTCCGTTTTTTGGATATGCCAAGTCTGTATGATAGTGATACTGAAGATGTTGTGTCGGACTCTATCAATCATCCGGTAGGACATATTACGAAAGCTCTTCTGAATCTCTGGTTACAGCGTAAGCCTCAAGATCAACAAGGCTTGCCCGCCGACTTAGTTTCTATTTTTACGAAGCTTTGTGATGTTGACGTCTATATCTATCGCCATGCTAGGTTGTTGTTAGCTGCTCGTGTTATTACATTTTTCCGCGTAGACTCACAATGGACGATAAAAAATATTTTACCTTTGTTTGATTGGAACGTTTCTCAGCGTGAAGCTCAATCTGCATGGAAAGGATATCTCTGGTCGCCACGCCTGTATTGGCCATTATTTGCAGAGATAAAATATAATTTTATCGAAACAGCCCAGCACTACACTGATCTCGGTGATTATGGTAGGCAGTATGCTGCCATAATTACCTATGCTGCATTAGGTCAAACGGACACTTTTTCATTAAAAGAACTCCATGGGGCCATTTGTTCGTTGCCACAGGAAGGTTTGGTGGAGTCTGCCCGTGCGCTTCTATATTCACTTAATGGTGCTGGTAACCAAAGAGAGATGCATTTTGTAAATCGTATTCAACTATTTTGGCAGATGCTTTGGCCAAAATCGCATGAAAAAATATCTCCTGTATTAGCAGAAGTCCTTGTCCAACTAGTCATCGCTTCTGGCGATATGTTTCCAAGGGCACTAGGAACTCTGCGTGATTGGTTAGTGCCTATTGAATATCCTCATTATGTAGTAAGTCTATTACAAGAATCAAGCCACTGTGACAAGTTTCCGCAAGATTCTTTGGAACTTTTAACAGCAATCATTGCAAATCAACCATGGCCATCTCAGGAATTAAGTAATTGTCTTGCGGCAGTAGCAAAAGCTTGGCCAGAAGCTAGGCAAGATACTCGATTTCAACGTCTGGCGGAATATATCCGTAGATATGGATCAGAATAG